A stretch of Mytilus edulis chromosome 11, xbMytEdul2.2, whole genome shotgun sequence DNA encodes these proteins:
- the LOC139495232 gene encoding uncharacterized protein — protein MMNHDPCVRVMILLLVLTVLPVCIYGDICTDSKKLEEIATSCATKDILSFYQSTTNEEKCGYLLNNVQKCVFDTVNTTYDKICSAKEQHQMIVDFKDEVQQFLQFDINLCIPPRSCSNIQSILYYLPVICESVYHQYVQTGNCSVYLDDLNCYEGNINTTESCDISIMNNIIKSNMEMWTGSTQQQADCPAGYTASTQGDTNSADTISSYFYFVLICYFCCLPFVFLIL, from the exons ATGATGAACCATGACCCATGTGTTAGAGTTATGATCCTGCTATTGGTTTTAACAGTGCTGCCTGTTTGTATTTACGGAG ATATATGTACTGACAGCAAAAAGTTAGAAGAAATAGCTACGAGTTGTGCTACAAAAGACATCCTCTCGTTCTACCAGTCAACAACAAATGAGGAAAAGTGTGG ATACTTGCTAAACAATGTACAGAAATGTGTGTTCGATACAGTCAATACAACATACGACAAGATATGCTCGGCAAAAGAACAACACCAAATGATTGTGGACTTCAAAGATGAAGTGCAGCAATTTCTTCAGTTCGATATTAATCTAT GTATACCACCAAGGTCATGCAGTAACATTCAGTCAATACTTTACTATCTACCAGTAATATGTGAATCTGTATACCATCAGTATGTCCAGACTGGAAACTGTAG CGTATATTTAGATGACCTAAATTGCTACGAAGGCAACATTAATACAACTGAATCATGTGATATCAGCATTATGAATAATATTATCAAGTCCAATATGGAGATGTGGACGGGATCAACTCAACAGCAAGCCGATTGTCCTGCAG GATATACAGCGTCAACGCAAGGAGATACTAATTCAGCAGATACGATTTcgtcatatttttattttgttttaatttgttacttTTGTTGCTTACCGTTTGTTTTCCTAATTCTTTAA